A DNA window from Siniperca chuatsi isolate FFG_IHB_CAS linkage group LG6, ASM2008510v1, whole genome shotgun sequence contains the following coding sequences:
- the plpp3 gene encoding phospholipid phosphatase 3 isoform X2 encodes MQKYMYEKAMAQETRNGGTSTLNNNNGVDNSKKKLLIALDIFCLLLAMLPSLVLHRTSIRPYQRGLYCSDSSLSYPYKKSTVPSSVLTSVGLTLPAVSIVIGECFRIHQLHEGTKSFVGNPYVAALYKQMGVFLFGCAVSQSFTDIAKVSVGRMRPHFLAVCKPDFSTIDCSLGYITNYNCTGEESDVQEARKSFFSGHASFSMFTMLYLAFYLQSRFTWRGARLLRPLLQFTLLMMAFYTGLSRVSDHKHHPTDVLAGFVQGALVAYCIVFYVSDLFKPRVKPATPPPSPIKKELLPSSDIIDRNNHHNMV; translated from the exons ATGCAAAAGTACATGTATGAGAAAGCAATGGCCCAAGAGACAAGGAACGGAGGAACCTCTAcgttaaacaacaacaatggtgTCGACAACAGTAAGAAGAAACTGCTAATAGCTCTCGACATCTTCTGTCTTCTACTTG ctatgCTGCCCAGCTTGGTTCTGCACCGTACCTCTATTCGTCCATACCAGAGGGGTCTCTACTGCAGTGACTCCAGCCTGAGCTACCCCTACAAGAAAAGCACCGTCCCCTCCTCAGTGCTCACTTCTGTTGGGTTGACACTGCCTGCGGTGTCC ATTGTGATTGGAGAATGCTTCAGGATTCACCAACTACATGAGGGAACCAAGTCTTTCGTAGGGAATCCCTATGTCGCAGCCCTCTACAAACAG ATGGGTGTGTTTCTCTTTGGATGTGCCGTCAGCCAGTCGTTCACAGACATTGCCAAGGTGTCGGTGGGTCGTATGAGACCCCACTTCTTAGCTGTGTGTAAACCAGATTTCTCCACCATTGACTGTTCACTGGGATACATTACCAACTATAACTGCACTGGTGAAGAGAGCGATGTACAGGAGGCCAG GAAATCCTTCTTCTCAGGACATGCCTCTTTttcaatgtttaccatgctctACCTGGCT TTCTATCTCCAGTCCAGGTTTACATGGCGCGGCGCTCGTCTCCTCCGCCCGCTGCTCCAGTTCACCCTGTTGATGATGGCCTTTTACACCGGCCTATCACGTGTCTCCGACCACAAGCACCACCCGACTGATGTcctggcaggctttgtgcagGGAGCCCTGGTGGCCTACTGCATA GTGTTCTACGTGTCAGACCTGTTCAAGCCCAGGGTGAAACCGGCCACGCCCCCGCCCTCCCCCATCAAGAAGGAGCTGCTCCCTTCATCCGACATCATTGACAGGAACAACCACCACAACATGGTGTGA
- the plpp3 gene encoding phospholipid phosphatase 3 isoform X1: MQKYMYEKAMAQETRNGGTSTLNNNNGVDNSKKKLLIALDIFCLLLASLPFLIIETSTIKPYQRGFYCSDESIRYPRKDGDTISDAVLCGVGILIAIFSIVIGECFRIHQLHEGTKSFVGNPYVAALYKQMGVFLFGCAVSQSFTDIAKVSVGRMRPHFLAVCKPDFSTIDCSLGYITNYNCTGEESDVQEARKSFFSGHASFSMFTMLYLAFYLQSRFTWRGARLLRPLLQFTLLMMAFYTGLSRVSDHKHHPTDVLAGFVQGALVAYCIVFYVSDLFKPRVKPATPPPSPIKKELLPSSDIIDRNNHHNMV; encoded by the exons ATGCAAAAGTACATGTATGAGAAAGCAATGGCCCAAGAGACAAGGAACGGAGGAACCTCTAcgttaaacaacaacaatggtgTCGACAACAGTAAGAAGAAACTGCTAATAGCTCTCGACATCTTCTGTCTTCTACTTG CTAGCCTGCCTTTCCTGATCATTGAGACTAGCACCATAAAGCCGTACCAGCGCGGGTTTTACTGTTCGGACGAGTCCATCCGCTACCCCCGAAAAGACGGAGACACCATTAGCGATGCTGTGCTTTGTGGTGTTGGCATTCTTATTGCCATCTTCTCT ATTGTGATTGGAGAATGCTTCAGGATTCACCAACTACATGAGGGAACCAAGTCTTTCGTAGGGAATCCCTATGTCGCAGCCCTCTACAAACAG ATGGGTGTGTTTCTCTTTGGATGTGCCGTCAGCCAGTCGTTCACAGACATTGCCAAGGTGTCGGTGGGTCGTATGAGACCCCACTTCTTAGCTGTGTGTAAACCAGATTTCTCCACCATTGACTGTTCACTGGGATACATTACCAACTATAACTGCACTGGTGAAGAGAGCGATGTACAGGAGGCCAG GAAATCCTTCTTCTCAGGACATGCCTCTTTttcaatgtttaccatgctctACCTGGCT TTCTATCTCCAGTCCAGGTTTACATGGCGCGGCGCTCGTCTCCTCCGCCCGCTGCTCCAGTTCACCCTGTTGATGATGGCCTTTTACACCGGCCTATCACGTGTCTCCGACCACAAGCACCACCCGACTGATGTcctggcaggctttgtgcagGGAGCCCTGGTGGCCTACTGCATA GTGTTCTACGTGTCAGACCTGTTCAAGCCCAGGGTGAAACCGGCCACGCCCCCGCCCTCCCCCATCAAGAAGGAGCTGCTCCCTTCATCCGACATCATTGACAGGAACAACCACCACAACATGGTGTGA